In Anabaena sphaerica FACHB-251, a genomic segment contains:
- a CDS encoding DUF3181 family protein has product MAKTNTTELLESLASEIGESVYIDIAKWHLYLEDAKLHTIVAEQLYPLITSHSVNEERVLQLLASIPVKIGGGRKELPLIDLLPLQCQVNLVDILEKYQREM; this is encoded by the coding sequence ATGGCTAAAACTAATACCACGGAGTTACTAGAGTCCCTGGCATCAGAAATTGGTGAAAGTGTCTATATCGATATTGCTAAATGGCATCTTTATCTAGAGGATGCCAAACTGCATACTATTGTGGCTGAACAATTGTATCCTTTAATTACTTCCCACAGCGTTAATGAAGAGCGAGTTTTGCAATTATTAGCATCCATCCCCGTGAAAATTGGTGGTGGTAGAAAAGAACTACCTTTGATTGATTTATTACCTCTACAATGTCAAGTAAACTTGGTTGATATATTAGAAAAGTATCAGCGGGAAATGTAA
- a CDS encoding response regulator: MMNKNLDNRKIVIADDDDDSREMLAFLLEQEGWEVKEAKDGKEALEIVVKYQPNLLILDNRMPELTGVEVFQQLQLEGISLAVIFATAYGYSEELASSLGISHWVTKPYDIPQLLETIESAWENSVTSM; the protein is encoded by the coding sequence ATGATGAATAAGAATTTAGACAACCGTAAAATTGTGATTGCAGATGATGATGATGATAGTCGAGAAATGCTCGCTTTTTTGCTTGAGCAAGAAGGATGGGAAGTTAAAGAAGCAAAGGATGGAAAAGAAGCTTTAGAAATAGTAGTTAAGTATCAACCTAATTTGTTGATTTTAGATAATAGAATGCCGGAATTAACAGGGGTGGAGGTTTTCCAACAACTCCAGTTAGAAGGAATTAGTTTAGCTGTTATATTCGCTACAGCTTATGGTTATTCAGAGGAATTAGCTTCTTCTTTAGGAATTTCCCATTGGGTAACTAAACCCTATGATATTCCTCAGTTACTGGAGACTATAGAGTCTGCTTGGGAAAATTCAGTTACTTCGATGTAA